A genomic window from Thunnus thynnus chromosome 12, fThuThy2.1, whole genome shotgun sequence includes:
- the LOC137193385 gene encoding phospholipid phosphatase-related protein type 5-like, which yields MLYFQVVILAATVMLVYYCEFTDTFSLAQQGFICRDPALTKPDPGPEQDSHIQPVILYSVVGGLPVVLISGVELVIFLLHYNSNNLYDQEKVVVMGDCCYVNPMVRRTFRFLGVYVFGLFTTDIFVNAGQLVTGSLAPYFLSVCQPNYTALGCQNTVDFVSRSDACTGNPDDIMRARKTFPSKEAALSLYTAVYLAMYIMCCVGSSGGRLMGPLISLSLVSLAVLTGINRVAEYRNHWSDVIAGQTIGGAIAVFLVVFVVQYFKKRPEIPQSPSDVGTSNTEEASPQNNHTMESCDKYIVTQGPGSFTEVT from the exons ATGCTGTACTTCCAGGTGGTGATTCTGGCAGCTACAGTGATGCTGGTTTACTACTGTGAGTTCACGGACACTTTCAGTCTGGCACAGCAGGGCTTCATCTGCAGAGACCCGGCTTTAACCAAACCAGATCCTGGACCTGAACAGGACAGCCACATACAGCCTGTAATACTGTACTCTGTGGTGGGTGGACTGCCTGTTGTACTG ATTTCAGGTGTGGAACTTGTTATCTTCCTCCTTCACTACAACTCAAACAACCTTTATGACCAAGAGAAGGTTGTAGTCATGGGTGACTGTTGCTACGTGAACCCCATGGTGCGCAGGACCTTCCGTTTCCTTG GTGTCTATGTCTTTGGTCTGTTTACAACAGACATCTTTGTCAATGCGGGTCAGCTGGTCACAGGAAGTCTGGCTCcttacttcctgtctgtttgcCAGCCCAATTACACCGCCCTCGGCTGCCAGAACACCGTAGACTTTGTCAGCCGATCAGATGCCTGCACCggtaaccctgatgacatcatgagaGCCAGGAAGACATTTCCCTCCAAAGAGGCTGCACTGAGTCTGTATACAGCTGTTTACCTGGCA ATGTACATCATGTGCTGTGTTGGTTCCAGTGGAGGTCGTTTGATGGGGCCCCTCATCAGTCTCTCATTGGTCAGTCTGGCTGTGCTGACAGGCATCAACAGAGTGGCCGAGTACCGAAACCACTGGAGTGATGTGATAGCAGGACAAACCATTGGAGGAGCTATTGCTGTCTTTCTG gtGGTATTTGTGGTTCAGTATTTTAAAAAGAGACCTGAGATTCCTCAGAGTCCGTCAGATGTGGGCACATCTAACACTGAAGAGGCTTCACCCCAAAATAATCACACCATGGAATCATGTGACAAATACATTGTTACACAG GGCCCCGGATCCTTCACTGAAGTCACATGA
- the tyw3 gene encoding tRNA wybutosine-synthesizing protein 3 homolog — MEKNFSQWKKQCLNKLDLSKKGSVDEDIVHVVSLLNSCKEYFTTSSCSGRVILTDGAPESSAVQKQNCVWLFVSHHKCKCDDLMSALARSSGDAVLKFEPFVLHVQCRRLEDAQLMHSVAVNSGFRNSGLTASKTGKIITAVRSTHGLEVPLSQQGRLLVDHNYINFLTQTANQKMEENLRRIHRFYQNLQSALTAEKLQKLQIPDPPSSQELKDPSQRLETEKGEEEEKRSKSSVYKRRRKRGQQHQTDVCRSDRDSSVPELDDCLDLFT, encoded by the exons ATGGAGAAAAATTTCAGTCAGTGGAAGAAGCAGTGCCTGAACAAGCTGGACCTGAGTAAGAAAGGCAGTGTGGATGAAGATATTGTGCATGTGGTGTCTCTGCTCAACAGCTGTAAGGAGTACTTCACCACCAGCTCCTGCTCCGGCCGAGTCATCCTCACTGACGGG GCTCCAGAGAGCAGTGCTGTCCAGAAACAGAACTGTGTCTGGCTGTTTGTCTCACATCATAAATGCAAATGTGACGACCTG ATGTCTGCTCTAGCCAGGTCCAGTGGAGATGCTGTGTTGAAGTTTGAGCCCTTCGTGCTCCATGTTCAGTGTCGGAGGCTGGAAGATGCTCAGCTGATG CACTCAGTGGCCGTCAACTCAGGCTTCAGGAACTCTGGTCTCACCGCCAGCAAGACAGGAAAGATCATCACG GCAGTCCGTAGCACCCATGGCCTGGAGGTTCCTCTCAGTCAACAAGGAAGGCTCCTGGTAGACCACAACTACATCAATTTCCTAACTcagacagccaatcagaagatGGAAGAGAACCTCAGACGGATCCACAG GTTCTACCAGAACCTCCAGTCTGCTTTGACTGCAGAGAAActacaaaaactacaaatccCAGATCCTCCCAGCTCACAGGAACTTAAAGATCCCTCTCAgagactggaaacagaaaagggagaggaggaggagaagaggagcaaATCAAGTGTGTACAAACGGAGGCGGAAACGAGGACAGCAACATCAGACTGACGTTTGCCGTAGTGACAGAGACAGCAGTGTGCCAGAGCTGGATGATTGTCTGGATCTGTTTACATGA